The DNA region atttggacaccctttatttaaaccatgcaaactttgtCCCACATATTTACAAGCTATGGCAgcgcatggggaaaaaaaaaaacaaaatcaaagggTTCCGCCGAAGCAACTTTTGTTGAACCGATGCTGtttgctgacatttttcagTAGGAGGTATTGATTTTCGCAGAACTAGCGCAAAGGTGGTGATATGAAGTAGGCTTCCGTTGCTCCTGAAATGCCATCAAAATCAGGTGTCAAATCCTGAacggcagccattttcagaaaGTCATTGACGCGGTAAGTGGTTGTCAGTGCGatctccagtggacaaaatgaGCAACAACAGTTAAGCTCATTGACAAATGTACTTGTTTATATCTCTTCAGTTTTATCGATCCATGAAACGTAAGCCAAATAAGAGGTGAAGGAATAATTGCCGTTGTTTTTGTGTCAGCTGGGGTCCGCGGCGGGTCCACCATGGCAGCGGGGGGTCCGGAGCGCGAGGACGAAACGCTGCGGACGGCCTTCAAGAAGCTGCGAGTGGACGCCGACAGGTACGAGCCGTCCCGTCGCGTGAGCCGGCACACGCCGATGGGGCGTTGACGTCTTTGCCGTCTGTGCAGCGCGCTCGGCGGCGGTCCCGAGACTCCTCGAGTGGCGGCGCGGGATGCCGCCGCGCCAAAGTCCAAACACGGCGGGACCAAGGATAACCGGCACGGGTGAGTGGACCCTCACGAACTGCGTTGGCAATCGTACGTGCGttcgacaaccccaattccgatgaagttgggacgttgtgttaaacttaaataaaaacagattacaatgatttgcaaatcatgttcagcctatatttcattgaatacagttcaaagacacgatatttaaagctccatcaaattctaagtccGTGATCATTTGCTGCACAAGCCGCTGTCACCGTTTCTGTAGATAGTTTCCTTCAGATCGCCActgaaaatgtctttgttggcaATCGGGAAAGAGTGAATGATTCTGAACTCTGCCTGCACGATATATCGTTTGCGGGTCGTCGTGGCGACGTACATGGGAGCAAAAGTCCCATCTAGAGCTGCAACTAACCATTATTTGCTAATTATTCATCTGTTGATTCCTTTTTGATTAGTTTAAGAATCAgattttaaaatcacttttttaaaaaaaaaaatattgtaaaacaggtcatgatttcaaattgacagtgcagaaaatgcaaaaaacaaagcGATGACAATTCAGTTCCCGGTTTGGTGCGCAACAGCCGTCAGGAAATGGGCAAAATTGTTGATCGCGCCGACGTCACcgcggctatcccgcgcgcagtttgcctttttactcgagcgcaacccacgcgctgtggtttgaaagtgtgctgcagttctcctccaaggcgggggtgtcgctacggctggcgTCGGCTAGGACGCCACGGGGTGGAGTTTcgtctgcattttttggccaatTGCGGGAGCCGTTTTTATTTTCCGGAACAACGCGACAACagtggcgaccgtggaacagtgcctgctagaacaaatggacccagATGATGCGTTGAATTCGATtccaaaatcgatcaagaaagcggcggcgtaggtggtatgtgcgGCTGAGGACGTCACCAGAGAaggtgactaaaacggaccaatcacgagagatgatctccgagACACAATTTGTGCCGTGTCGCGTCGGGGACCGCGCGGCCCAATGTGTCAGTCACGTGATGCGGTGCGTGCGCGGGGGTACAAAGGGACCCTAAATGTTGATTGACATGACAGTTGAAGTTCAAtgtaaaatgatcaaaacaatTCCACCCATTGAACGTTTAAATACATCAGACTTTGTTTCTTCATCTTTGTTCGCAAAAATTAcaagctcaaagctaacacacaatgattggaaaaacacaattgatgagctaacaaaaattagcattgaactcgtAGTActtaataatgaatattggtacacaaacgctggataaacacatgcaaacaggcaatataacaacactctctggcatatattcttcaagcTCTGTCAAAAACGAGTTCCAATAACGATATTCGATCGTGACTTTTACTACGTTCTTGTTCCCACCCCATACtgatggtaacaaaaaaaaaaaaaacatttaaaaactgaattttacacttttaaaagtgtgatttgtatttattattgattgagattatttttgttttctaattcCTTTTATTGaatctattcaaatgtaatctcctgtttaagttaagcagtaGTTATGTTCCAATTAAAATCTGTTAAAATTTTGTTCAGGGTTATTTTCCAGGATTTCtttatacaatatttattttattcaattgtagtacataCTTACTTTTAAAGTTAATTCATGTAACCCATTTGTTAATAAATGGGTCATTTTCTTATCACACCTACTGTTGCCAATTGTTATTGTTCTCCGTTTGAGTAACATCGCTTGATCGGCCGTTTCTAACGTTCCATATTACAAAACATTGTGTTTATCGCTGTAATCGGGTATCGGCCAAAATTCAAGGCAGCGATGTCGGTATCTGATCGGAAGCGAGGAAATTTGATCGGGACGTCCCTAGAAATACTAAAGCATATTATGTTTCAAcatatattgccaaaagtattcacttgCGTGCATTGACTCAGATAGGAATtgaagtgacatccccttcttaatcCACAGGGTTTAAGAagtgacatcggtccaccctctgcaactCTTCTGGAacggctgtccacaaggtttaggagtgtgtttatgggaatgtaTGACCATTTTTCCGTCGGACGAGAATGCCTGCTTCTCAGTCTTTTCtcgaattcatccaaaagtgttctacgggtttgaggtcaggactcCGTTAAGGCCAGTAAAGTTCATCCACGTCCAACGCTCTCATCCGTGTCTGTAGGAACCTTTCTCTGGGCACtgatgcacagacatgttggaagaggaaaggGCCATCTCCGAAGTTGCAAATGTCCCAAATATTCAACCCTGAGCTCCGGCGAAGAGAACTCTGAATGTCTccgcataccaagagattttggacagtcaaacagtttggggagaagcccttcctcttccaacatgtcCGTTGCACCAGTGAACAAAGCTAGATCCAGAAAGATACGGAGGAGAGAATTTGGTGCGGATGAACTCGACCGGCCTGCACAGGGTACCGACCTCAAcgcgatagaacacctttgggttggtTTGGAGCGGACAGCGAGCCAGGCCTTGTCGTCCGACATcggtgtgtgacctcacaaatatgctcctgcgAGAATGGGCAAACATTCCGagaaactcactcctaaaccttgtggaaagccttcccacaagagttggtGCTGTTACAGATGCAAAgagtagaccaacatcatattcaACCatttggatttagaatgggatatcacttcaaatcatatgtgagtcaaggcagctgAGCCAATacgtttggcaatatagtgtattagTCAACACTTAAAATCGAAGGAATAAggttaggaatgtgctaatgactaCTTTGCAGTATTACTGGGCACGAAAAATGAACTTGAAATCCAATGCAATTAAATGCAGACAGACGTCATACAAATAAGCTCATACACGCTATGTTTGGGGTCTACTGAGCAGTTTTCTACTCGAGCTAATATTAACTatccaaacaatacaaaaagggaaaacgAATTGTCGGTTTTTACATGTCATGCGTATGTTATCCTGTGTTTTTTCACATTGCAATATATATggcagtgttaaaaaaaaaaaaaaaaaaaaaaatcacgtctttccccctcaccccccccccccaatataacGCAGTCCTTTCCCGaacgttcggaatcattcactcgtTCTCGAGTCCCGAATCACAACAAAGGAATTTTTCGATAGTGGACCTAGTTACTTcctaaaaagtttgaaatctTGTTTGCAATCCCGAGACAGAGAACAAAACCCAAAGAGCAAAACTTGCTTTGCACGATTCCGTCATGTGCCTtttgtataataataaataatcatgaaaatttgaaatcaaaaaaatgaaaacacgtGAAGTGCGTTTTGTCTTGTCAGCTGCGTGAGGAAAACGTCACGAGGACCGAGTCGAAcgcagcggcggcggcgctcCAAGTCTCCCATCCTGCACCCCCCGAGGTTCACCTTCTCCACAATGCCGCCCCCCGCGGGAGCCCTCCAGCACCACACGGAGCTCGGACCCCCATCCCCCGCCGGGTTCGGAGCACCGTGCGCTAGGGTGACGCCCGTCGGGGGGGCACCGCGAGATCTCCCGGCTGCTGCTTCCCCATCTGATCTTCCCGGGAAGGACGAGGAAGGTTCAGGAAGCGTTCGGGAAAGGGACAGCGGCGACTTTGGAGTTTTATCCAAGCGTCACGGCGGCGGCCCGTGCACGTGTCCGCCCCCAGACGGCGACACGGATGGCCGGGACAAAGCGAGCGGCGCGGCGGCCCCGTGCGGCTGCGCGTTCAAAGTAGGCGCTTGGGGCGGCGCGGCGGCGTATTCGTTCACCGGACTGCGCGACGTCATCTCGGAGTGCGAGCGGCGCGGCCGAGCCCCGCCCGCCAGGACCAGCGGCGCCGCCCTCTCGCCGGCCTCCCCTCGCTCGTGCTCGTCGCAGGCACTCGTCTCCGTCGACGACGTCACCATGGACGACCTGGCGGGATACATGGAGTTCTACCTCTACATCCCCAAGAAGATGTCGCACATGGCCGAGATGATGTACACGTGAACACGTGACGATCGCGTATGAAGACAGAATGGTCACGGGCGGCATGACCCCGTGATGACGTACACGCAGTTTCTTCCTGCTGTTCCTGCTTCAATAAAGTTCAATGTTTGAACGTTGTCTTTTTTGattgaaaaatgaaatcaacaaacttcatttgattgattgaaaactgataattggttgccagccaatcacataaaGACAAACGGGATCTTACCAACGAAGGTCACATGACTACACAATTGCGCTTTGTCCGAAATCACTCACCAGCCGGGGGCCGTTTTCTTGTGGTGTCTAGTTCGTCATATAGTGCGACGGTCACTAACCGAGTTGTGATATTATTGTGTCTtcagaaaagaaatacaatggCAGGGCTAGATGCtttattttcccccccaaaataaccAACATGGAATGGAGTCATTATTACAAAACGGGGgggttaaacaaaaatatgaaatgtgtaaattgcttttgtgtttttggagtTAATTATTGCATTaataaaaatccaaaaagtTTGGAATGACAACGTTTTGATTTGTCCGTGTGGAATTTTGCAAGAATAGTTACGAAATCAGAAATACTTGTTCAGATTTGTTGCTATTATTGAAGGAaccaaacaatacattttcccaaTGAAGAGTGAAGTTAGACATGATCAATAACAAACCGGCTTGTATTTAGTTGCCGTTTGTATTTAGGGAACACGCTTATGTCGCATCAGACGCAGTGAGTCGTCATCGTCCAATCAGAGAACGCGTTGTTCCCTGACGACCTCCATCCAAAGGCCAATCAAGACATACAAACATCCTTGTTGTCAAACTGAGTGGCTGTGTGCGTGCATACACTGTGAGCAGTGGTACACAAAAGACGCACGCAAGCGGGCTCCCCCTTAGAGAACGGGtgagaaactcggtcatccgggacgaTCCCAGATTAGagcgctgctcctccacattgagaggagccaggagaggtggctggggcatctgattaggacgcctccccggtgaggtgttccgggaacgtcccaccgggaggagaccccggggacgacccaggacacggtggcgagactatgtctcccggctggcctggaaacacctcgggatccctgCGGAAGAGCTagttgaagtggctggggagaaggaagtctgggcttccctgctaaaactactgcccccgcaacccgacctcggataaggagaagaaaacggatggatataTAAACACGTAATTTGTTATATCTTCCAAAAATAGCggcctgtcttttttttttttttgtctaaggCATTGTTTACAttatctgggggaaaaaagacgaAAGGAGAGATCAgcggtatcgaaaatggatgatgtATTATGTGGCCAGATagtcataaaaaagaaaaacgatgaGAAGCTTGCATGCAAATAAAGAcactttggggtttttttgtgcataattttttttttttatttccacaaaCAAAGATGACCAACCTATGACTTTGAGCAGCGAGCTAGCAAATGTACGCTAGTCGTGGAAGGTCAAAGTTCAAAGACTGAAAACTCAACATAAATAGAAAATGACAATGATGTGACTTTTTCGTCTAACGAGCAAACCAACTCAAGTTTGGTTGAAATATTTGGCAGATGTCATTCTGCAAGTTCACGcaaatctataaaaaaaaaaaaaacgagcatATTGACAAaagaatggaaataaaaaaaaaagtaccgcaTCACTTCGTCCAATCACAAACAAGCGTGTTGTGAGAGGAGAGGGCGGAGCTAGATGTTAAATTGGTTACAGCTAAGCTAACTAgcagctgcccccccccccacacacacacacgcacgccagCCAACCAACCAAACACACTCGAACATGCGCACTCAAACAAACGCACTTAAACAC from Phycodurus eques isolate BA_2022a chromosome 10, UOR_Pequ_1.1, whole genome shotgun sequence includes:
- the oser1 gene encoding oxidative stress-responsive serine-rich protein 1; the protein is MAAGGPEREDETLRTAFKKLRVDADSALGGGPETPRVAARDAAAPKSKHGGTKDNRHGCVRKTSRGPSRTQRRRRSKSPILHPPRFTFSTMPPPAGALQHHTELGPPSPAGFGAPCARVTPVGGAPRDLPAAASPSDLPGKDEEGSGSVRERDSGDFGVLSKRHGGGPCTCPPPDGDTDGRDKASGAAAPCGCAFKVGAWGGAAAYSFTGLRDVISECERRGRAPPARTSGAALSPASPRSCSSQALVSVDDVTMDDLAGYMEFYLYIPKKMSHMAEMMYT